TAAATTTAAAGATTTATTTGAAACTAAAATAAGTCCTATGCTCCTTTTAAAGACAAAACTCTGCAAAAATCTTATCACTCTTGAATTACAAGAGTCAGCATCAACAAAAATTTTATCTAACAATCTTGTAATCCATTATCTTTAATACTAAAGAAGATTCTATTTTGTCCTTCCTAATAGGACCAAATACTCTGGAATCATTCAAAATTTTTAAATTCTCATTTAAGAGAAAAAACTCATTTTTCTTTAAAGTAAAGCATTTAATTGGCTCATTAGATTTAAAAAAATCATTTAACTTATAATTACCTATTAAGGTGCCATTTAAATAGAAAGAACCATCGCCACCTCTGTTAACCAATACATCAAAACCTTTAACATAAACTACATCTCCACAAGTAGAAACTATTCTTGATACACTGTACTTTTTTGTATGAAAAATTTTATCCAAACAAAATAAATCTCTGAAAAAATCTAATACAACACTACCCTCTAGAGCTAAATCTTCATAAAGCACAATATCATTGATCCTGAAGGGCACAAAAAAAGACCTTACATATTTTGAAACAAAAATTAAATTATGATTCTTAGTTATTAAAGGAAGCATTTCTTCACCTTGAAAATTAAAAATTTGCATAACAAATTTTGTATTAATATAGTTTAAAATCAAAAAAAGCAATATAAGATTAAGAAAAATTTTTCTTCGCTTTTTTCTCAGAAGCCTTTGTTCAAAAGTCAAACATGCAGCCATTTTTAAAGAAAACCCATCCTAGAGAAAGGAAAATGCAAGAAAAAAGTCCTACCAAGTATCTTATTTTTGTTTATGACCCCAAAAAATCTACCATCATGAGAATTATCTCTATTATCCCCAATGGGCAACACATATCCATAAGGCACATACAAACCATAATCTCTTATTATTGCTTTTTCCATGTAATAATCAACATATGGCATGAAAGCCACTAAATAACTATACTCTAATCTCTCAACTTCAAATCTATCAACAACCCTCACATTAAAAAACGAAAAATCGGGCGTGCTCTCTAGATTTAAACTTAGCTGCCTTAATGCAATAAACATAGCAAGTTCATCATAAACCTTATAATCTTCTTCTTCAACAAGTTTTTTTGAAGCAAAATCATATCCCAAAGAAGCTTTATACAATTTTTCTTCTATAAAATTCTCTTCTCCTTCTTTCTTAACAAACAATTTTCCATTTCGGAATCTTATAACTTTACCATCAGCAAATAATGCCCTTTTTACAAAAAACCTAACACTAGGATTTCCATCTTCATCTCTGTCAAGATCAATAAAGGAGAAAGTCAACATAAAAATTATTCTCTGAAAAATATCAAAAAAAATTCCCTTTGACTTATATTCTATATTTTCAAAAATAACAATATCTGTCTCTCCTGGTTCCCTAATTCCATTCATTTTACCCATTCCAGGTAAAAATTCAGGACCATAAGAAAACTTATCTACAAATAAAAAATCTCCTACCTTAAGAGTATCTTCCATGGATCCTGTTGGGATTCTAAATCCTTGCAAAAAATACTGATTTATTGCCAAAACAAAAATCACAGCACCTAAAAACTCAAACAGAAAATTAACCAAAGAGCCTCGCTTCCTAGCCTTTAGCCTATAAAGGTACTTCTTTTTTTTCCTATAGGTTAGATATCTCTCAATAGACTTCACTAAAAAGTGAGCCAACTTATCTAATTTTCCTAGATACATAAATTATGCCCTCAGTAATAAAATATACATAAAATCAAAATTTATTAAAATACTTAAAACAAGCATTTAAAGACAAAGCAACTTAAAGTTGACCTTATCTTCATACTTCCCTATAATTACACATGTGATTCAGAAAGAAGACAAAGTGGATGATGAGGCTTTTAAAGTAAAGTTAAAACCGATATTAGGCATGGTGCCTGAGGTTTATGTTTTATTAATATTACTGACCCTGCTTTTATCACTAATCTTTATTTTTTTAGTAAATCCTAAGCTAAAGAACCCTGGAGCCTATCTGAGTGTAAAGACCAATATTGACAATGCACATGTTTACCTAGATGAAAAATACCTTGGAAGAACTCCACTAAATAAATACACAAATGCTGCCAGAGGAACCTTAAGAATCAAAAGAATGGGATTTGATACTTATGAAAAACAAATTGAGATAAAAAACAAGTTTTTCACAAGCTATAAATTTAATATCAGTTTAGATTTAAGAGATCCTGACAAAATTATGCAGCAAAGACAAAAAGAACTCTCCGTTATGACAAAGCTTAAAAACACTAGTGACAATATACAACCAATACCCATATTCTCACTGATTTTAAACGATTTGAAAGACAGGCCAGAATACATTAAAAAATTTTTAAGGATTTCTATCCCGTATCTAAATTCAAGTGCAGTGTTTAAAGACTTTCTTGTAGCATACAGATCAGTTTACTTGGTAGATGACAAAAGCAATGAGGAGATGTGGAAATCTTTACAACAAAACTTTAATCTAGAAGACAGGGCCGCTATTTGGTTTTTTGAAAATCTAGACAATGAACAGCAAAGACAAATATCTGATGAAAAATGGTTTATGGCAATAGTAGAAAAATTAAAAGATGAAAATAAAATACTGACATCTGAAAATAAGAGTGTAGATCTAACTTTAAGGGGCTTTAAAAAGGTAGCTTCAGGCACTATTGAAAGCGCTCAAAGTTATAAATTACATACCCGAAATATTACAATCAAAACTACATATAAATTAAAAGAATTTTTAATACAGAATCAAAATATTACTAAAGCTGAATATCAGATGTTCTTAAACAAAAATCCTAGATGGTCATTCAACAATAAAGATAATTTAATAAAAGAAGAACTGGTAGATGACAGATATCTTAAGAATTTTGAGCAGATGCCCTTTAATGAAGATATTACTAACATACCTTACAATGCAGCTTTAGAATATGCTAGATGGTATTCTTCAAATCTACCAAAAGGATTTACAGCAAGACTCCCTTTACCTCAAGAGTGGGAGCTGTATCAAAGAGAAGAATCAAAATCAATCGATAGTTTAAATGTCAATGAAATATCTGAAAAAGTTGGATTTTGGAATCTAATGCAAAACTCAAACTTTAATGATCTCTTATTATTTAGAGATGAGAATCAAAATAACATATATTCCACACACTTTGATTCACTAATAACCGAAGTTAGAACATATAATTACAATGACAGCTCAGTACTTAGGCCTTCAACAAGAGCTTCTTTTTTTAAAAATTGGAGTTCACCAAATATTGGATTTAGATTAATTATTGAAAAGGAATAGAGATGGCCTTATTATTGCTTGAAAACAAAAAAGCAAAATTCAACTACTTCGTTGAAGATAAAATAACCTGCGGTCTTGTATTAAGAGGAACTGAGGTCAAGTCTATTAAACTTAAAAAAGTTTCATTTAATGATAGTTTTGCCACTATTAGAAAAGATGAAATGTGGCTTGAAAATTTACATATATCTAAGTATAAGGAAGGCAACATCTTTAATCATGAGGAGATAAGAAGCAGAAAACTACTTCTTAAAAAGAAAGAAATACAAAAACTAAAAAAATTCAAAGAAAAAGAAGGATATACTTTAGTTCCCATTGCAATTTATCTAAAACACTCACTGATTAAAGTAGAACTAGGAGTATGCAAAGGAAAAAAATTATTCGACAAAAGAGAAGTCTTAAAACAGAAAAGCATCAAAAAGGAGCTAAGTCGAGAAATTAAACAATACAGGTAATCTAGCTGCCAATGAACACAAAAGACCAGAGCAGCTATGAAAACCACTCCAATCTAACTAAATAAACTTAAACTAATAGTTTTTTGTAAAAGAAATCCCAAACCCAGGCACGTTACTGTCATTCATGGCAACACCAAGTCCAGGCTGGAACCCTCCTAAAGCGGCCACCAAGCTTTGCTTAAGCCTTGCATTATAGCTAGAAGCATGCGTAAACGGAAGAACAATTTCAACAAGCCTTGTTATAGCAAAAGTCACTCCCCCTACTGCTATTAAAGATACCCCAAGGACCGGCCACTCCTTCTCCTTCCCTTCCTCAAGCTTACTCACACCACCAATAGAATACACGCCATAAGCCAACAACCCAGCACCAATAGCATCAAACGCCAAAACAGACAAGCCACCAAGAATATCTCCCTGAGCAAAAGACCCTATCCCAAATCCCAAAAATAGATTCAGAAAAAACGGAATCAAAGGATCCTTCTTAGACGTCTCATAAATTAACAACTTACTCACTGAATCACCACCAGTCTTTTCATCCCCAGTCTGCGCAAAACCGGCAAAAGTACAAAAAGAAAACAAAACCACAATCAACATTCTCTTCATCAAATAACCTCCTTCATTGTGCTATAAATATACTATATTATCAATATACTATCAACAGCACAAAGCAAATCTATTAATGAAGCAACGGTAACAAAAAGATGCAAAAATTACTACCTAAACTTAACCTTTTTAAGCTTGCTGCTTGAAATTTTCTTACCCACAGAAGTCCTTGATTTAGTCACAAACTCATCAATACTGATCGCTTTAACAACACCTTCACTAGTGGCAAATTCTACAACTTCTGGATTTAAAGCAAAAGCTACAAATTCGTCTCCGTCATCCAAAAACTTGTAAATCTTATCTGTAACAAACTTATCTACTCTAAATCTCTTAACATAATGCAAGTTTTCAGATTTATTAAGATAAATAATAGAAAATACCTGCTCTTTTGAACTATTTATATCATAAACTAAAGCACTTACATTATTTTTATCGATAAAAGTCTTATCCTCAATATTTTTTATGATATAAGATTTTTTCTTAAATACTAATATTTTGTCATAATAACTAGCATTACCAATAAATTCACCATCAATAAGACTGGTCCCAACAAAACCAGATTTCAAATTTAAATAAACTTTCATATTCTTAGTAGCTATTTCCCTAACATTTTTTGACTGAATAAGAGATATCTCCGTCTTCCTTTTGTAAAGTTTAGAATACTTTGCAAGAAGCTTATCAATAAAATCTATTGAATATCCTCTAATCGCCCTAATGCTACTCTCCACGCTCTTTAATTCCTTACTGAAAGCTTTAATATCTTTATTATTCTTATCAATATCAAAAATACTTATTTTCCGAATAGGAATTTTAAGTAAATTTTCAATATCACCCAAAACAATCTCTCTGTAAAAACTGTCTCTATATTTTAAGATATTATCTAAAATAATACCCACAACATCAGATTCTTTAGAAACAGTCTCAAGTACCTTATAAATTCTCTTCTCAATAAATATTTGCTCTAGGGTTTTATAAAAAATTTTTTCAAGTATTTTACTTCTCTGTAATTCAAGCTCAGTCTTTAAAACCTTTTGCAAATGCTCCGCATGAAATTTGATAATGTCTGTAATGGTATAAGTAACAGGATACCTATCGCTGAGCAAAAGCAAATTAACAGAAATAGATATCTGACAATTTGTATAATGATACAGTTTTTCAATAACTTCATTCGCGTATACTCCCCTTGGGAGAGTTAACTCAATCTCCACACGCTCCGTGGTAAAGTCGTTAATACTTGTCACCTTAATATAATTCTTTCGGATAGCTTTTTCAATCGAAGCTATTATGCTCTCAGTAGTCTCACCAAATGGCAATTCCTTTATTAAAATGGTCCTATTATCCTCTGTAGCCTCGATTTTAGCACGAACCAAAACTTTTCCATTCCCATCCGCATACTCATTAACATCAACTATTCCACCCGTAGGAAAATCCGGATAAAGTTCATAAGACTCGCCTAGTAGTTCACTCCTTACAGCATTCAAAATTTCATTAAAATTGTGTGGTAAAATTTTCGCAGCCATACCAACTGCAATTCCCTCACTCCCCTGAATAAGCACTACTGGAATTTTTGCAGGAAAAATCAAAGGTTCATTATTACGTCCATCATAAGAAGGCTCATAAGATGTTATCTCCTTGCTATAAAGCACATCAAACGCTAAAGGAGTTAATCGACATTCAATGTAACGGGACGCAGATGCGGGATCACCAGTTAAAAGATTGCCAAAATTCCCCTGCTTCTCAATAAATAAATCCTTGTTCGCCATATTAACAAGGGCCTCATAAATGGAAGTATCTCCGTGAGGATGATACTTCATTGTATTTCCAACAACATTTGCAACCTTGTGAAAATTGCTATCATGCATCTCAAAAAGAGAATGTATAATTCTCCTCTGCACAGGCTTAAATCCGTCAATAACACTTGCAATTGCGCGATCCTTAATGACGTATGATGAATATTGCAAAAAATTATCTCTGAGTAGTGTTCTAATGTCCATTAAATCAAATTCTCCATAATAAAGCGACGCCTATCAGGAGTATTTTGTCCCATATAAAACCCCAACTTCTCTTTTATGTCCTTAATATTGAAAAGATCAACCTTTGTAAGTTTAATATTAGAAACATCAATAAAACCCCTAAACTCACTTGGAGAAATTTCTCCAAGTCCCTTAAATCTTGTTACCTCAGGATTATTAACCTCAAGCATAGCCTTTTGTTTCTCTTCCTCAGAATAACAATAAACAGTAGTTTTTTTATTCCTTACCCTGAAAAGTGGAGTTTCTAATATGTACATATGCCCATTTAAAACCAAATCTTCAAAATAAGTTAGGAAAAATGTTAAAAGTAAATTTCTAATATGAAACCCGTCAAAATCAGCATCCGTAGCGATCACCACCTTGTTATATCTTAAATTTTCAACCGATTCTTCAATACCAAGAGCTACCATCATGTTGTAAAGCTCCTCATTCTTATATATTTCAGATTTACTCTTCTCAAACATGTTTTGGGGCTTACCTCTAAGAGAAAATATAGCCTGAGTGTACACATCCCTACAAGACACCATGGAACCTGTAGCAGAATCTCCTTCCGTTAGGAATATCATGGTAACCTCAGATTGAATACTCTTTTCATTAAAGTGAAATTTACAATCTTTAAGCTTGGGAATCTTAAAAGATATTTTCTTTGCTCTCTCCTTTGCTTCCTTCCTTACACTACTTAATTCTTTTCTAAGGCGTTCATTGTCAACCACCTTGCTCTCAATTGCCTTTGCTAAAGTTTTATTTTTATAAAGAATCTCTGAAATTATTCTTTGCACTTCTTTAGCGACATTACCTCTAGTTTCAATATTGCCAAGTTTATTTTTAGTCTGACTTTCAAATATTGGATCTTTTATCTTAACAGAGAGAGTAGCCACCAGCCCCTCTCTAATATCGGTAGATGAATACGTCTTCTTAAGAAAATCATTAATGGCTCTAGCAAAACCTTCTCTAAAGCCTGTCTGATGTGTCCCTCCATCGCTAGTATACTGCCCATTTACAAATGAGAAATATGTCTCCCCATAATTACTTGTATGAGAAAAGGCAAATTCTAAAGTCTTACTAGAATAGTAAACAAAATCATAAAGTAGATCTTCATTTTTAATTTCAGAGTTTATAAAATCTAGGAGCCCCTTTTTAGACTCAAAAATTTGATCATTATAATTAATTTTAAGGCCCTTATTTAAGCAGGCATAATGAAAAAATCTTCTATTTAGAAAATCCTCACTATACTTGTACTTGCCAAAAATTTCCGTATCTGCTAAAAACTCAATATAAGTACCATTTCTCTCATCAGAGTTTCCCTCTGAAGTCTTCATCAAATTTCCCTTAGAAAAAAGAGCCTCAAAGAATTTACCATCCCTTATTGACCTTACCAAAAATCTTGAACTTAAAGCGTTAACAGCTTTAGTGCCAACTCCATTAAGTCCCACAGAAAATTGAAATACATCATCATTATATTTAGCACCAGTATTGATAATAGAAACACTCTCTACAACTTTTCCAAGAGGAATACCTCGCCCATAATCTCTGACTCCAATAACATTATTTTCTTTTCTTATAAATATTTCCTTACCATAACCCACAATAAATTCATCAATAGAATTGTCGATTATTTCTTTAATTAAAATATAAATACCATCGTCAATATTAGACCCATCCCCAAGCCTCCCTATGTACATCCCAGACCGCAACCTAATATGCTCAAGGGAAGACAAGGTAACAATTTTACTCTCATCGTAGCTATTTGTCTTCATCTAAATCCCTGTTAATGCCATATTGCACCTTCATTTTTTCCAATTTTTTAACTATTTTATCCCGCACAATAACATGAAGATTCTCTTTCTCATCGTTTTTTAAACTACAAACATCTATTGGAGAATGAACATGCACATACACAGATAATCCTGAATTAAATATAAAATTTTTAAGAAAAACCTTATGCGTATTAAGAAGAGTAACGGGTATAATCGGAGAGTTTGTCCTCAGAGCTAGATTCATAGCGCCTCTCTTAAATTTCCCCACTTCACCGCCTCTACTTCTAGTCCCTTCAGGAAAAATTCCAATAAATCTTCCCTCTTTAATAACCTTAATAGCCATCCTTTGGGCATTAGCAGAAGACTTTAGACTATTCCTCTGCACGGGAATGGCCCCTATGCAAACTAACATCAGATTAAGAAAGGGAATAGTAAAAAGTGACCTCTTAGCAACCACTACAAAGGGCTGCACAAATATGTAAATTAAAAAAATTGCATCCATTGCAGCAACATGATTTCCCATAATCACCGCACTACCTCCCCTGCTAGATAAACAATCATCACTGTCTCTTGTAACAACGACCTTAATATCAGAAAGCCATAAGGTAATATTGATCCCGAATCTCATTAACACAAAACTAAGTTTTACAAAATAATTCTCAAATTTAAAAATTCTAAAAATTAAATACACCGGAAATGAAACAGTAAAAATGAAAAAAAAGAAAAGAGCATTAGCATAGGTAAGAACATTCCTTAATACTCTTATAAGAATTAATCTAATTTTTCTATCCTCTCAAGCTTCAACCTCTGTCCCTTAAGCAAGCTTACTTCATCTTTCAAAATTTTAACAGGATTAAGAATAATCGTAGAAAATTTTTGCTTCTCAACTACCCTCTCGTTATATTCAACGACAAAAGATTCTCTCATCCTAACATCATCCATACTGACCTCATACTCAAGAATTAAATCATTCTTTAAACTAAAAACACTAAAAATTCCATAATAAACATTATCTTCAATAACATAAGTAAGGTTAGGATAAGAAAAATCATAAATAATATTCTTATACACATAATTGCCATTTGGAATAAAAAGATTCTCTCCCTCCCTATCCTCTCCCAAAACAGAGTCATCAAATCTTTTAAAAACACCCGAGAATCCATACTTATCATAAGCATCTGTCCCAGTATCAACCTTTACCTCAATAATATCACCATCAATGATTTTTATCCAAAAATTGTAAACTATTAAGTCTGAAAAAACAGATTTTGTACTAATGTTGAGAGTATTGTAAGCCGGCTTTGATATGTATTCAATATTTGCTATTTCTTGATAATTTTTCTTAAAAATACTAATCTCGTTGGAATGTCTGTTAAACAACAAAAACAGAGTATCGTCAAGACTTGACTTTTCCAATGTTTGATATGTATCACTTTCATACCAAACGCCATATAAAAATTTATAAACACCCTCTTTAGTCAAATCTTTTAGGGTTTTATACACATTACTGTCCATTCGTCTAATATTTTCACTTGCAGACAAAGGATAATAACTTCTATGAGAGTGAGAATATTTATACATTTCAACTCGACTAACTATTATATCCTCACCCTGTTTATTGTATTTTTCTAAAGAAATAGAATAACTTTCCCTAGATTGCTTATCATCGTAAGCTGAGGACCTATCATACTTATTTATAATAATGCTTCCATTCACTTTATTAAAAAATACAGGTCTGTACGATGAAACATCATTAGCAACCGCCTTCTGAAAAACATATAAAACAGTCTCTTCATTTAAAAATCCTTGCACAACTATATCAAAATCATAATCACCAGTAATATCCTCAAGATACATGTTATAAGATTTCCTAGAATCAATATCTACTTGCTCTTTAAAAAGAACTATTGCCTTATGCGTTTTCGGATCGAATCCAATAATAAACAGATAAGATTTAAGATCTGAAAAAGACTGTGCCAAAACCACTTGTTCAAAGTAAACATCCAAATTTAGATTTTCCTGTTGAACCGAAAGGATTTTATAACCCTTAAGGTCAATAAGCGACCCAAAAACATCTTCTCCATTACTTACATTTGAAACGCTAATATCAGAATATTTGACTCCGCTACCTCCCCCTACCTCTTTGTTAAAGACAATAAAGCCCTCATTGTCCCTAACACAGGACAACAAAACAAAGAAAAAAAGTAAAACTAGTTTAAAACACATATCATATATTTCATCTGTAAACTCAATTCTACTAACTACTGGGTTTAATTAAAATTCTGCAAAGCAAAAAACGCCTCACTAAAATTTTCTTCAAAGTCATTCTTATTCAACATAGAATCTACCACTAACCTACTACCTGCCTGATAAAGATTATCAAAAATAACATCTTCTTTAAGTACATGATTAGATTCAACAGAATAACTACCTCTTGGGTTTAAGGAAAACACATAAACCTTACGGTCTGCTAAAAAAGGTTTAGACCAACTATTTTCTTTTAAAGAAAAGATGATATCATAAAAATCCTTACTGTTTTTAAACCCAGACAACTCCTCTCCTAAAGTGCTAGGATAAATACTCATATTGTAAGCAAGATTGACAATATCTTTTTTTAATGCCAATTTTTGGCTTCTAAGAGTTTTTTGTACCCCATCGGTACCCATCTCAATAACAACACCATCAAGCTTATTTTCAAGAAAAGACTCAATAACGCTTGGTTCATAAGTCTCTACATATTTTCTAGCCACACTAATATCATGTTCCGAATTTTTATCAAAATCATGTACATTACTCAATACCTTGTAAATCTCATAACCACCCCCCTCCTTGCTTTTAATAGGCTTGGAAAGCTCATTTACTTTCAAAGAAAAAACCAACCCCACGTCTTCCTTTCTCTCAAAGGCAAGATCAAAATCAAAATAATACTTCCTAGAAGAAACAACTCCCTTAAAATTAGCGATATCTTCAGAGTAAACCTTAGCTACCTCATCAAAAGGCGTATTCTTGGACAACTTTTCATAAGCATCATTCGCTTCCCCTAAATTTTTAAAACGAATGAACGCAACCTCAATACTTTTAAACAAAGTTAAAGCTCCCTCAGCATAGGAAATTAATTCATCTCGTGGAAAATCCTGATATGAAAGCGCAAGATATGAAATATTCCTCCTAACTTTAGCCATATCTTTAATTGCATCAGGAAGAGAATTTGCAAATATCAAGCTACTATTCAATAAAATCTGTATGTTAGAAGAGAGTAAATCTTCCACCATTTCACTCTGGATCTTAAACTTCTGATAATCAGAAACTTTATCGTACCTCTTAGGACTAAAATTACCAGTAGAGTCCAGATACGCAGGAGAATTCATCAATTTCTTATTTAACATATCCTTTGAAACATAAAAGCTATTAGCTTTTGCTAAATCAAGAAAAGCAATATCCTCCACATGCTTGGAAAAAGCTAAGTTCCAAATAGCGTATTCCATATCAGAATTATTTTTATTTTGCATTAATCTAGAATAAAGATTCGAATAATGATTAACATATTTAGCAAGTCTATTGTTCTTTTCATAATAAATTGGCTGCCCCTTATAAGACCCAAATCTCAGTCCAGATGAATCAGTACTCTCAACCAAAACCGGAATTAGGGGCGCAATAATGAACCCAAACACAATCAATATAAGCGCTAAAAGGCCCCAAACACCAACCCTCTTATCGTTAGAATCAAAAGAATCAACCCCAGACACATCTCTTTTCATCCGTTTCACTCTCTTGTGCATAAAAACAACCTTCAAAATTTCAATAAAAATAATATTTCAAATACCAAAGTAGCATAATTAAAGCATTATTTCAATTGAAATATTTAGATTAAGAACTACCCTTAGAGTGGAGGGCAGGGCGCTTGCTAGTTTGATGCTCTTTGAAGGTCCGACAGTGCACAGAGAATGATGAAAGATGACGGTTTTAATATTCATATAAGACCAAACGAGCTTGGTAGGCTCATAAAGATAATCTACGATAATTTTGGAATTAATCTTAGTGAAAAGAAGAAGTTACTAATTGAGAGTCGCCTTTCGTCGACGATTAGGGCAAAAAGTTTTGACAGCTTCACAGAGTATATTGACTACTTAGAAAGTGGTGCAAGTCAAATGCCCTTAGTAGAATTGGTGGATAAAATATCGACAAATCATACTTATTTTTTCAGAGAACCTAATCATTTCGAATTCCTTGAAAGGAAACTTTTACCAAAAATGATTAGTCAGATGGCAAAGTCGGGAGAGAAGGAAATTCGCATATGGTCAGCTGGTTGTTCAAGTGGAGAAGAACCGTACACAGTTGCAATGATAATAAATGAGCATATAAACAATAATAAAATTTATTTAAAGGCAAAAATCTTGGCAACCGATATTTCAGTTACCGTATTAAAAGAAGCTAGCCAAGGAATTTATCCAGGAGACCGCGTGAAAACCCTTCCTAAGCATTTAAAATTTAAATACTTGAATCAACTTAAAGGTGACAAGTTTGAGGTCAAGGACACACTTAAAACAATGGTTCAATTTAAAAAATTAAACCTAATGGATGAATACTTTCCATTCAGAAAGAAATTTGATTTAATTTTTTGTAGAAATGTAATGATTTACTTTGATGAAGAAACTAGGGATCTGCTTGCTGAAAAATTTAGCAAACATCTAAAAGACGACTGTTGTCTACTTATCGGTCACTCTGAAACAATCAGGGGAAATAAAAACTTTGAGTATGTTATGCCAGCCACATATAGGAAAATAAATTAATACAAGGCATATCTATTTACCTTGTATCCTTTTATGTAGACAAATGAGCTCTTCGATAAGGTTTTTCTCGCTCAATAAACCCGTGATGCAGTTTTGAATGTTAAATACAGTCAATGACAAACACACATTTTGCATAAATTTACCATCACTCATGAATTCTGCTTGCAAAGCATTAATATCGGTAATTAAAGTCTCAATTTCGCCAAGCTCGTATTCAATATCGTCAAAGTTTCCTTTCTTAACCTCTCTTAACAGTTCGTAAAGTCTATGTCTTACACTACCAGACTTATCTAAAATCAACACAAACTTATCACCAATATATTTATTCAATTCATCACTTAACATATAGCCTCTCTAGGTCAAATTCACTTTTTCTCCTACCTTAACAAAATAAAGCAACTCACCTATTGTAGCAACATGGTCTCCAACTCTTTCTAGAAAGCTATTTAAAAACAAGATATTTAGAAGATAATCCAAATTTTCCGGATTATTTTTCATAGCATCAATTACAACTGTCTTTTGCTTGGAAAATAATTTATCTATAATGTTGTCGTACTTTACTATTTTAAGTATTTTAGTAAAATCCCCATCAAAGTAAGCATCAAAAATATTTGAAAGCATATCCTTTGCTGTATCTGCCATTTCTCTTAAAGGCTTAAGATAAAGACTAGCAGTGCAAAAATCTGCCGCATTAGATTCCAAGAGAAGTACGACCTTTACAATTTTAGTAGAATGGTCTGCGATTCGCTCAAGGGAACTTATTATTTTAATAATCGCTAAAATCTCCCTAAGTTCAGTAGCCACAGG
The sequence above is drawn from the Borrelia sp. RT5S genome and encodes:
- a CDS encoding PTS lactose/cellobiose transporter subunit IIA, with the protein product MLSDELNKYIGDKFVLILDKSGSVRHRLYELLREVKKGNFDDIEYELGEIETLITDINALQAEFMSDGKFMQNVCLSLTVFNIQNCITGLLSEKNLIEELICLHKRIQGK
- a CDS encoding protein-glutamate O-methyltransferase CheR, which translates into the protein MKDDGFNIHIRPNELGRLIKIIYDNFGINLSEKKKLLIESRLSSTIRAKSFDSFTEYIDYLESGASQMPLVELVDKISTNHTYFFREPNHFEFLERKLLPKMISQMAKSGEKEIRIWSAGCSSGEEPYTVAMIINEHINNNKIYLKAKILATDISVTVLKEASQGIYPGDRVKTLPKHLKFKYLNQLKGDKFEVKDTLKTMVQFKKLNLMDEYFPFRKKFDLIFCRNVMIYFDEETRDLLAEKFSKHLKDDCCLLIGHSETIRGNKNFEYVMPATYRKIN
- the phoU gene encoding phosphate signaling complex protein PhoU is translated as MIRRKLTKQLEVIKDYLWDMKECVLKIIEDSLIALESRDKNLAKKIINEDEKIIDDYQYDIEDLCGRIIATEHPVATELREILAIIKIISSLERIADHSTKIVKVVLLLESNAADFCTASLYLKPLREMADTAKDMLSNIFDAYFDGDFTKILKIVKYDNIIDKLFSKQKTVVIDAMKNNPENLDYLLNILFLNSFLERVGDHVATIGELLYFVKVGEKVNLT